The following proteins come from a genomic window of Lolium rigidum isolate FL_2022 chromosome 5, APGP_CSIRO_Lrig_0.1, whole genome shotgun sequence:
- the LOC124656704 gene encoding uncharacterized protein LOC124656704, with amino-acid sequence MSVSPGTGRSSSELRNITSLPVQQPAPTAAVLSPPSRPGHAMICAPMAPPEGRPGKVSAERSWPPRCGRPDDGDSAKGVAQGRAEEAADVSSAACNGGLPHAPRPPTPERDEGGEPQPPGDGDAPHSDVRTEDRVLDVMPLAFAAAQSSAVDSADGSMEDGGYIADSLIVEGKGGRGTDQLVGDGDDDTGNGDGRAVGSRAGDGESETNEDQSRKKRWSTSAENPPPKRRAVYARRRFPPRCGSAAVTGIAIGGLEPSPMFGRDESNVEIERKIEEVGEATETHNCKIQESQVIDRVVLDDFAGGQHVCDHPQNVITNYSPKRDFFEEIDDRTPLHEWMRGPLVAGEGDVRSECEESILEGTPRTHPRGLVYVKKNGKRKLKHDSINRDSLNRSGKESKCAHHVATDQIEEKDNVGLTTKRVIIQALMAPDRGPWAQRKNSITSASKSLTSRNNVKKKDATPRQELLSKVIPSTSTRNDTREDQGGFSPEDDETSLAIDVHETSNGSCVTLPSCAASGNESVGTQSKVMKIDEKSPLHESEQEPLVTVDVKYEGSLQEGNLRTHVRGLVNVKSNSEHVGLVSVTVNVAQLDAIGIFEDGTPANTISSTQRRVTRSNMKVKQCIVARELKHDGIAKDPLDRPTKDSECGNILSTDQTKENDGRGLVPNTVVLALMAPDRYPWTQGKKSIASASQPLNRRNKYLTVREGLCLPDISEGKESIPICVINTIDDMQPMPFKYITKVIYPPSYEKTPPKGCNCTNGCSDSSECACAVKNEGEIPFNLNSAIVYTKPVIYECGPSCRCPPTCHNRVSQHGPKIRLEIFKTGKTGWGVRSPSFISSGSFICEYVGEVLQETEAERTENDEYLFDIGRDSDDEEEGSQSSTSDIMNKDVGYTIDAAKCGNVGRFINHSCSPNLHAQDVLWDHDDTRVPHVMLFAEKNIRPLQELTYDYNYNIGQVRQNGKEKIKDCFCGSSKCRLRLY; translated from the exons ATGAGCGTGTCACCTGGCACTGGCCGCAGTTCGTCGGAGCTCCGAAACATTACTTCCCTTCCAGTGCAGCAGCCGGCGCCCACCGCGGCCGTCCTCTCGCCGCCGTCGCGCCCCGGGCACGCAAT GATTTGTGCCCCGATGGCGCCGCCCGAGGGGAGGCCCGGAAAGGTCTCCGCCGAGCGCTCCTGGCCGCCTCGCTGCGGCCGCCCGGACGACGGCGACAGTGCGAAGGGCGTCGCCCAGGGCagagcggaggaggcggccgacgtTTCCTCCGCGGCGTGCAACGGCGGCCTCCCGCACGCCCCGCGTCCGCCGACGCCGGAGAGGGATGAGGGCGGAGAGCCGCAGCCGCCCGGCGATGGGGATGCGCCCCACTCGGATGTCCGGACAGAGGACAGAGTGCTCGATGTGATGCCGCTGGCGTTCGCTGCCGCACAGAGTTCTGCTGTTGACTCTGCTGATGGTTCCATGGAAGATGGCGGGTATATAGCCGATTCTTTGATAGTGGAGGGGAAGGGAGGCCGGGGGACTGATCAATTGGTCGGGGATGGCGATGATGATACCGGCAATGGAGATGGGAGGGCAGTGGGAAGCAGAGCGGGTGACGGTGAATCGGAGACGAATGAGGATCAGAGCAGAAAGAAGAGGTGGTCGACTTCCGCTGAGAATCCACCACCCAAGAGGAGAGCGGTCTATGCCAGGCGTCGATTTCCGCCCCGCTGTGGGAGCGCTGCTGTCACCGGCATCGCCATCGGAG GTCTTGAACCTTCTCCGATGTTTGGGCGAGATGAATCTAATGTGGAAATCgaaagaaaaatagaagaagTTGGAGAAGCTACTGAGACACACAATTGTAAGATCCAAGAGTCTCAAGTCATTGACCGTGTTGTTCTAGATGATTTTGCAGGAGGCCAACATGTTTGTGATCATCCGCAAAATGTTATTACAAACTATTCACCAAAACGTGATTTCTTTGAGGAGATTGATGATAGAACACCTTTACATGAATGGATGCGCGGACCACTAGTAGCGGGAGAAGGTGATGTGAGAAGCGAATGCGAAGAAAGTATCCTGGAAGGTACTCCGAGAACTCATCCGAGAGGTCTTGTTTATGTGAAGAAAAATGGCAAGAGAAAGTTAAAGCATGATAGCATCAACAGGGACTCCCTGAATAGATCAGGTAAGGAGTCTAAGTGTGCACATCATGTTGCCACCGATCAAATTGAAGAAAAGGATAATGTGGGCCTTACTACTAAGAGAGTAATTATACAAGCGTTGATGGCCCCGGACCGAGGCCCATGGGCACAACGAAAGAATTCTATTACTAGTGCTTCTAAGTCTCTTACTTCTAGGAATAATGTGAAGAAAAAAGATGCTACTCCAAGGCAAGAATTACTATCCAAAGTTATCCCTTCTACGTCGACTAGGAACGACACGAGAGAGGACCAAGGAGGTTTCTCCCCGGAAGATGACGAAACCTCTTTGGCAATAGATGTGCATGAAACAAGTAATGGATCGTGTGTCACCCTCCCTTCATGTGCTGCTTCCGGAAACGAGAGTGTTGGTACCCAAAGCAAAGTGATGAAGATTGACGAGAAAAGTCCATTGCATGAATCAGAACAAGAACCACTAGTAACGGTGGACGTCAAATATGAGGGAAGCTTGCAAGAAGGTAATCTGAGGACTCATGTGAGAGGTCTTGTTAATGTGAAGTCAAACAGTGAGCATGTAGGTCTTGTTAGTGTTACGGTGAATGTGGCACAGCTAGATGCGATAGGCATCTTTGAAGACGGCACACCGGCAAACACTATTTCAAGCACTCAGAGACGCGTGACACGCTCAAATATGAAGGTTAAGCAATGCATCGTTGCTCGTGAGTTAAAGCATGATGGCATCGCCAAGGACCCTTTGGATAGGCCCACCAAGGATTCCGAGTGTGGCAACATTCTTTCGACCGATCAAACTAAAGAAAATGATGGCAGGGGCCTTGTTCCAAATACAGTTGTATTAGCATTGATGGCTCCAGACAGGTACCCATGGACACAAGGAAAGAAGTCTATTGCTAGTGCTTCTCAGCCTCTCAATCGTAGGAATAAGTATCTTACGGTTCGTGAAGGTCTGTGTTTGCCCGACATATCTGAAGGAAAAGAGAGCATTCCCATATGTGTGATCAACACAATTGATGACATGCAGCCAATGCCATTTAAGTACATCACCAAAGTCATATACCCGCCTTCATATGAAAAAACACCTCCAAAAGGCTGTAACTGCACTAATGGTTGCTCGGACTCTAGTGAATGTGCTTGTGCCGTGAAAAATGAAGGAGAGATCCCGTTTAATTTGAATAGCGCAATTGTTTATACAAAGCCCGTCATATATGAGTGTGGCCCATCATGCAG GTGCCCGCCAACATGCCACAATAGGGTGAGCCAGCATGGTCCCAAAATTCGGCTGGAAATTTTCAAGACAGGGAAGACAGGTTGGGGTGTAAGATCCCCCAGTTTTATCTCTTCAGGCAGTTTCATATGTGAGTATGTAGGTGAGGTGTTGCAAGAGACAGAAGCTGAAAGGACAGAGAATGATGAGTACCTGTTTGATATTGGCCGTgacagcgatgatgaagaagaaggctCACAATCTTCTACCTCCGATATAATGAACAAAGATGTAGGCTATACAATAGATGCTGCAAAGTGCGGTAATGTTGGAAGATTTATCAACCATAGCTGCTCTCCAAACCTGCATGCACAGGATGTTCTCTGGGACCATGATGACACGAGGGTGCCACATGTTATGCTTTTCGCTGAAAAGAATATACGTCCGCTACAAGAGCTGACTTACGATTATAATTATAACATAGGTCAAGTCCGCCAGAATGGCAAGGAGAAGATAAAAGATTGCTTTTGTGGTTCCTCCAAATGTCGGCTCAGGCTTTACTAA